The proteins below come from a single Triticum aestivum cultivar Chinese Spring chromosome 5D, IWGSC CS RefSeq v2.1, whole genome shotgun sequence genomic window:
- the LOC123121684 gene encoding COP9 signalosome complex subunit 1 isoform X2, whose translation MDVESEVSADAAAAATNGLGGAGEAAAEDAEAVVVTNGLAGGGEASAEQRSLEAYAALYSGRTRLARLVFIAQRCGVEAIELAALRMAYDEAKAREDTAFYREAALRINGRLGPTHLLDQDWVDSVNHRAEQRKENLETELEVYKTCLHGESIRICYNDLGDFYYSHGRLTEAFKSYIKTEEYFSASEHVVQMCMKAILISVELGHNVRVLNFVSKAQGCQDPLSPIAIAKLQAVAGLARLGRKEYKLAAQEFLETGPELGSNYSEVIAAQDVATYGSLCALAFLNYSDIKMKVIENAKFGSFLSLFPEIRGLVNDFYYRQRGILMLMVLRLS comes from the exons ATGGACGTCGAGTCCGAGGTCTCGGCGGACGCCGCCGCTGCGGCGACGAACGGGTTGGGTGGCGCGGGGGAGGCTGCCGCTGAGGACGCGGAGGCCGTTGTGGTGACGAACGGCCTGGCTGGCGGTGGGGAGGCCTCCGCCGAGCAGCGCAGCTTGGAGGCGTACGCCGCGCTGTACTCGGGTCGGACCCGCCTGGCGCGCCTCGTGTTCATCGCGCAGAGATGCGGGGTGGAGGCGATCGAGCTCGCGGCGCTGCGGATGGCGTACGACGAGGCCAAGGCGCGCGAGGACACGGCATTCTACCGCGAGGCCGCCCTCAGGATCAACGGCCGCCTCGGCCCTACCCACCTGCTCGACCAGGATTGGGTCGACTCCGTCAATCACCGCGCCGAGCAGCGCAAGGAGAATCTCGAGACCGAACTCGAGGTCTATAAG ACCTGCCTGCATGGCGAGAGCATCAGAATATGCTATAATGATCTCGGTGACTTCTACTATTCTCATGGCCGCCTTACTGAAGCCTTCAAAAGCTATATCAAGACAGAAGAGTACTTCAGTGCTTCTGAGCATGTAGTGCAGATGTGTATGAAGGCAATACTGATCAGCGTTGAATTAGGTCACAATGTTCGTGTTCTGAATTTTGTAAGTAAAGCACAAGGATGTCAAGATCCACTGAGTCCTATTGCCATTGCTAAGCTGCAAGCAGTTGCAGGATTAGCGCGTCTTGGTAGAAAGGAGTATAAACTTGCCGCCCAAGAG TTTCTGGAGACAGGACCTGAACTAGGAAGCAACTATTCTGAAGTCATAGCGGCACAAGATGTAGCTACATATGGATCTCTTTGTGCACTTGCTTTCTTAAATTACAGTGATATCAAG ATGAAAGTTATTGAGAATGCTAAATTTGGATCTTTTCTGAGCCTTTTCCCTGAAATTAGGGGGTTGGTCAATGATTTTTACTACAG GCAGAGGGGGATCCTCATGTTAATGGTACTGAGGCTGAGCTAA
- the LOC123121684 gene encoding COP9 signalosome complex subunit 1 isoform X1, whose product MDVESEVSADAAAAATNGLGGAGEAAAEDAEAVVVTNGLAGGGEASAEQRSLEAYAALYSGRTRLARLVFIAQRCGVEAIELAALRMAYDEAKAREDTAFYREAALRINGRLGPTHLLDQDWVDSVNHRAEQRKENLETELEVYKTCLHGESIRICYNDLGDFYYSHGRLTEAFKSYIKTEEYFSASEHVVQMCMKAILISVELGHNVRVLNFVSKAQGCQDPLSPIAIAKLQAVAGLARLGRKEYKLAAQEFLETGPELGSNYSEVIAAQDVATYGSLCALAFLNYSDIKMKVIENAKFGSFLSLFPEIRGLVNDFYYRQRGILMLMMMQHLYNQLSTIS is encoded by the exons ATGGACGTCGAGTCCGAGGTCTCGGCGGACGCCGCCGCTGCGGCGACGAACGGGTTGGGTGGCGCGGGGGAGGCTGCCGCTGAGGACGCGGAGGCCGTTGTGGTGACGAACGGCCTGGCTGGCGGTGGGGAGGCCTCCGCCGAGCAGCGCAGCTTGGAGGCGTACGCCGCGCTGTACTCGGGTCGGACCCGCCTGGCGCGCCTCGTGTTCATCGCGCAGAGATGCGGGGTGGAGGCGATCGAGCTCGCGGCGCTGCGGATGGCGTACGACGAGGCCAAGGCGCGCGAGGACACGGCATTCTACCGCGAGGCCGCCCTCAGGATCAACGGCCGCCTCGGCCCTACCCACCTGCTCGACCAGGATTGGGTCGACTCCGTCAATCACCGCGCCGAGCAGCGCAAGGAGAATCTCGAGACCGAACTCGAGGTCTATAAG ACCTGCCTGCATGGCGAGAGCATCAGAATATGCTATAATGATCTCGGTGACTTCTACTATTCTCATGGCCGCCTTACTGAAGCCTTCAAAAGCTATATCAAGACAGAAGAGTACTTCAGTGCTTCTGAGCATGTAGTGCAGATGTGTATGAAGGCAATACTGATCAGCGTTGAATTAGGTCACAATGTTCGTGTTCTGAATTTTGTAAGTAAAGCACAAGGATGTCAAGATCCACTGAGTCCTATTGCCATTGCTAAGCTGCAAGCAGTTGCAGGATTAGCGCGTCTTGGTAGAAAGGAGTATAAACTTGCCGCCCAAGAG TTTCTGGAGACAGGACCTGAACTAGGAAGCAACTATTCTGAAGTCATAGCGGCACAAGATGTAGCTACATATGGATCTCTTTGTGCACTTGCTTTCTTAAATTACAGTGATATCAAG ATGAAAGTTATTGAGAATGCTAAATTTGGATCTTTTCTGAGCCTTTTCCCTGAAATTAGGGGGTTGGTCAATGATTTTTACTACAG GCAGAGGGGGATCCTCATGTTAATG ATGATGCAGCACTTGTACAATCAACTCAGTACAATTTCGTGA
- the LOC123121684 gene encoding COP9 signalosome complex subunit 1 isoform X3, with translation MDVESEVSADAAAAATNGLGGAGEAAAEDAEAVVVTNGLAGGGEASAEQRSLEAYAALYSGRTRLARLVFIAQRCGVEAIELAALRMAYDEAKAREDTAFYREAALRINGRLGPTHLLDQDWVDSVNHRAEQRKENLETELEVYKTCLHGESIRICYNDLGDFYYSHGRLTEAFKSYIKTEEYFSASEHVVQMCMKAILISVELGHNVRVLNFVSKAQGCQDPLSPIAIAKLQAVAGLARLGRKEYKLAAQEFLETGPELGSNYSEVIAAQDVATYGSLCALAFLNYSDIKMKVIENAKFGSFLSLFPEIRGLVNDFYYR, from the exons ATGGACGTCGAGTCCGAGGTCTCGGCGGACGCCGCCGCTGCGGCGACGAACGGGTTGGGTGGCGCGGGGGAGGCTGCCGCTGAGGACGCGGAGGCCGTTGTGGTGACGAACGGCCTGGCTGGCGGTGGGGAGGCCTCCGCCGAGCAGCGCAGCTTGGAGGCGTACGCCGCGCTGTACTCGGGTCGGACCCGCCTGGCGCGCCTCGTGTTCATCGCGCAGAGATGCGGGGTGGAGGCGATCGAGCTCGCGGCGCTGCGGATGGCGTACGACGAGGCCAAGGCGCGCGAGGACACGGCATTCTACCGCGAGGCCGCCCTCAGGATCAACGGCCGCCTCGGCCCTACCCACCTGCTCGACCAGGATTGGGTCGACTCCGTCAATCACCGCGCCGAGCAGCGCAAGGAGAATCTCGAGACCGAACTCGAGGTCTATAAG ACCTGCCTGCATGGCGAGAGCATCAGAATATGCTATAATGATCTCGGTGACTTCTACTATTCTCATGGCCGCCTTACTGAAGCCTTCAAAAGCTATATCAAGACAGAAGAGTACTTCAGTGCTTCTGAGCATGTAGTGCAGATGTGTATGAAGGCAATACTGATCAGCGTTGAATTAGGTCACAATGTTCGTGTTCTGAATTTTGTAAGTAAAGCACAAGGATGTCAAGATCCACTGAGTCCTATTGCCATTGCTAAGCTGCAAGCAGTTGCAGGATTAGCGCGTCTTGGTAGAAAGGAGTATAAACTTGCCGCCCAAGAG TTTCTGGAGACAGGACCTGAACTAGGAAGCAACTATTCTGAAGTCATAGCGGCACAAGATGTAGCTACATATGGATCTCTTTGTGCACTTGCTTTCTTAAATTACAGTGATATCAAG ATGAAAGTTATTGAGAATGCTAAATTTGGATCTTTTCTGAGCCTTTTCCCTGAAATTAGGGGGTTGGTCAATGATTTTTACTACAG ATGA